CCTCCTTTGATTGGGAGGACCCGGACTCctacctggaggaggaggaggatctTTCCTTCCCACAACCCAAGTACCCGTGGGGGTGCTGGGGAGGGCTCTACCAGCAGATGGGCCTGCCCTCCAACGTGGGTCTCTGGGGCCGCCAGGGTGGGATCCTGGCCAGCCTGCCACCACCCTGTCTCTACCTGTCGCCCGAGCTGCGCCGCATGGCCAAGCGTGTGGAGGCCAAGTCCGAGCTAAGGCTGCAGTCCTTCGGGGCCCCCTGCTCACCAACCCGCATCTGGAGCAACGTGGAGGCTGACCAGTGGACCTCGTCTCCACCACCTCCCCGacggctgcccccagcccctcgtGGGTCCCTGGGCACAGCACTTACCCCTCAAGGGGCCAGCTCCCGTATGACTCCTGGGATCAGCGGCGGCGTggtctggagggctctgggcctccatccgctctggtgcctcggggcTGCCGGCCCGAAGCCTGGCAGCGCAACTCGCCACCGGCCCACGGACGGAGCCTCCCCTGCTGTGCTCACAGCCAACCCAACCGCAGCCCGCACCCGTCCACGGGACACTTGAACTACTCCCgggatccccacgaggtgcggcgcCGGGCGGCCGAATGGGCCGAGATGCTGCCCGTGCGGCGCCCTCTGGCCGCCTCCACCTCCCTCATGGTGCTGGCAGAGGCCTCGTAcaagcgggccccggctcccagctcagcacTGCTCCTCCGCCCCTTCCAGtccctgcccgacgtcca
This sequence is a window from Pseudorca crassidens isolate mPseCra1 chromosome 19, mPseCra1.hap1, whole genome shotgun sequence. Protein-coding genes within it:
- the LOC137212730 gene encoding LOW QUALITY PROTEIN: uncharacterized protein SPEM2-like (The sequence of the model RefSeq protein was modified relative to this genomic sequence to represent the inferred CDS: inserted 1 base in 1 codon), which translates into the protein MENRLWYDNLGCCHQYQESTQNAEDFLLLLLGLVVLVSIGISMATMVWHGLQNALDKTIYWINQKNEISQACESSPKHPPAKAQDVHIHCTLDPVEVKMARPACYSLSSYHHLRNRSRSCSRRPCSHQRRPKNRRQFPYSRSGFRRPHRSHGMSQLRPMPSFDWEDPDSYLEEEEDLSFPQPKYPWGCWGGLYQQMGLPSNVGLWGRQGGILASLPPPCLYLSPELRRMAKRVEAKSELRLQSFGAPCSPTRIWSNVEADQWTSSPPPPRRLPPXPSWVPGHSTYPSRGQLPYDSWDQRRRGLEGSGPPSALVPRGCRPEAWQRNSPPAHGRSLPCCAHSQPNRSPHPSTGHLNYSRDPHEVRRRAAEWAEMLPVRRPLAASTSLMVLAEASYKRAPAPSSALLLRPFQSLPDVQATEHPPPPPTFMPLSWNPGGNANYQVYDSLVLKWQVQESQARANSLLPSTSASRPSLHGSQTGQMN